The Cloeon dipterum chromosome 3, ieCloDipt1.1, whole genome shotgun sequence genome includes a region encoding these proteins:
- the LOC135939569 gene encoding transcriptional repressor CTCFL-like has translation MSAEVVKKKDVADTNVKLEGQDGETITEIQNYLETFNKEIQDGSQVNAQAATEGGFFIDQSGTSHYFYTSANGEQQQVMTVVAADGDDGQGESIAISIPASMGEECAEASSGEATYITMPRADGQDGTIAMEATDDVILNAGDGYQTVTIVPSETGTGEVSYVLIVQQPEDGKDKDGDDANLSNVYDFDEGEEGAPPESGDEEDKAKIIKIVPKKSQTVTQAHMCNYCNYTSPKRYLLSRHMKSHSEERPHKCSVCERGFKTLASLQNHVNTHTGTKPHRCKFCDSAFTTSGELVRHVRYKHTHEKPHHCTECDYSSVELSKLKRHMRCHTGERPYQCPHCTYASPDTFKLKRHLRIHTGEKPYECDVCHARFTQSNSLKAHRLIHTAGDKPIFQCELCPTTCGRKTDLRIHVQKLHTSDKPLKCKRCGKSYPDRYSFKVHNKTHEGEKCFKCDLCPYASISQRHLESHMLIHTDQKPFQCDQCDQAFRQKQLLKRHQNLYHNPNYVPPTPKEKTHECPECGRAFRHKGNLIRHMAVHDPESSAQEKALALKLGRQKKIQIIDGQQVEVMPADETDEEEEEDEDGEMMAVEGQDGQQYVVLEVIQLQDGNDTTMAVVPDDIVVSGTDGTEAVTAIESADGASGETRIIQTLKTRKLTRRDAQAIKKKLEAQKDMENCFGFDDDEDDEEGASSEIESKESLKLLETINE, from the exons ATGAGTGCTGAAGTAGTGAAGAAAAAAGATG TCGCTGACACCAATGTCAAACTTGAAGGCCAAGATGGTGAGACGATTACAGAAATACAAAACTATCTGGAAACGTTCAACAAAGAGATCCAAG ATGGATCTCAAGTGAATGCCCAAGCTGCGACAGAAGGAGGCTTTTTTATAGACCAGTCTGGCACTAGCCACTATTTTTACACTTCCGCCAAtggagagcagcagcaggtcaTGACCGTCGTTGCTG cTGACGGAGATGATGGCCAGGGAGAAAGCATTGCCATATCGATTCCTGCCAGCATGGGTGAGGAATGCGCCGAAGCGTCGTCGGGCGAGGCGACTTATATTACAATGCCCAGGGCTGATGGCCAGGATGGCACCATCGCCATGGAAGCCACAGACGAC GTTATTCTCAATGCTGGCGACGGGTATCAAACAGTGACCATTGTTCCAAGTGAAACTGGCACTGGTGAGGTCAGTTATGTGCTGATTGTTCAGCAACCTGAGGATGGCAAGGACAAGGATGGCGACGATGCGAATTTGAGCAACGTCTATGACTTTGATGAAGGAGAGGAAGGAGCTCCTCCG GAGTCTGGAGATGAGGAGGACAAGGCAAAGATCATCAAGATCGTGCCAAAGAAGAGCCAGACAGTGACTCAGGCACACATGTGCAACTACTGCAACTACACGAGTCCAAAGCGCTACCTGCTGTCCAGACACATGAAGTCGCACTCTGAGGAACGGCCGCACAAGTGCAGCGTGTGCGAGCGCGGCTTCAAGACACTGGCCTCGCTGCAGAACCACGTCAACACGCACACAGGTACCAAGCCGCACCGGTGCAAGTTCTGCGACAGTGCCTTCACCACCTCTGGTGAACTGGTCAGACACGTCAGGTACAAACACACGCACGAGAAGCCGCACCACTGCACTGAATGCGACTACTCCAGCGTGGAGCTCAGCAAGCTCAAGCGCCACATGCGCTGCCACACTGGAGAGAGACCCTATCAG TGTCCGCATTGCACATACGCCAGTCCCGATACCTTCAAGCTGAAGCGACATCTGCGGATACACACAGGTGAAAAGCCATACGAGTGCGACGTGTGCCACGCCCGCTTCACGCAGAGCAACAGCCTGAAGGCGCACAGGCTGATCCACACGGCTGGCGACAAGCCCATCTTCCAGTGCGAGCTGTGTCCGACAACGTGCGGCCGCAAAACCGACCTCAGAATCCACGTTCAAAAGCTGCACACCTCGGACAAGCCTCTCAAGTGCAAGCGCTGTGGAAAGTCCTATCCTGACAGATATTCGTTTAAG GTCCACAACAAGACCCATGAGGGTGAAAAGTGCTTTAAGTGCGACTTGTGTCCGTACGCTTCTATCTCTCAAAGACATCTCGAGTCTCACATGCTGATCCACACTGACCAGAAGCCCTTCCAATGTGATCAATGCGAtcag GCTTTCCGTCAAAAGCAGTTGCTGAAACGCCACCAGAACCTGTACCACAACCCCAACTACGTGCCACCAACCCCCAAAGAAAAGACGCACGAGTGTCCCGAGTGTGGGCGAGCGTTCCGTCACAAAGGAAACCTTATCAGGCACATGGCCGTCCACGACCCTGAGTCTTCGGCTCAAGAGAAAGCGCTCGCCCTCAAGCTTGGCAGACAAAAGAAAATCCAG attaTTGACGGTCAGCAAGTGGAAGTGATGCCAGCTGACGAGACAGacgaggaggaagaggaagaTGAAGATGGTGAAATGATGGCAGTGGAGGGACAGGACGGCCAGCAGTATGTGGTGCTGGAGGTGATCCAGCTGCAGGACGGAAATGACACCACCATGGCGGTGGTCCCTGATGACATTGTTGTTTCTGGCACCGATGGAACTGAAGCCGTGACCGCCATCGAAAGCGCCGATGGAGCGTCAg gcgAAACCAGAATCATTCAAACTTTGAAAACAAGAAAGTTGACCAGGAGAGACGCGCAAGCGATCAAAAAGAAGCTTGAGGCCCAGAAGGATATGGAGAATTGCTTTGGATTTGAT gATGACGAAGATGACGAGGAAGGAGCGTCGAGTGAAATCGAGTCCAAGGAGTCGCTGAAACTTCTGGAGACCATCAATGAATAA
- the LOC135940114 gene encoding uncharacterized protein LOC135940114 — protein sequence MSSQEEEAPGTGDSDTDESEGLEPPPRPPPFSISKGWLQEVLGAALAPGRPFEVLHFAAKSGSEPLEGPPPPPGAVGDSALSEVLSLHVQYAAGPRGQTPGAVHLVLKLPPRDPVSRFFVSEAQFDLREINFYTQIVPDLLAAGGDTLESDWLPIPHCLHATYRASPHHSVLVLENLKAQGYKSADFAEGLSLDQAKAALEALARMHSLSLVLKVREGSDLLQRYPFLFKTAAATDSYQQLVERGLPQLARFLQRQADEHPGEDFACILEALSALRPRTRSVIASLLAPREPLALITHTDFWCSNLLFRTEEGVAEGAEGRPRCAILDWQMVAYSHPANDLALLLVSSLDARLRRAHAHELLDWYLASLERLCAALGVSIDALGYTAHMLYADFKRSQLLALLLCVGSVDVALGDTRTERRLMHVLRDLYDEGVLTDVVGGDE from the exons ATGTCTTCGCAAGAAGAGGAGGCGCCGGGCACCGGGGATTCGGACACGGACGAGTCCGAGGGGCTGGAGCCGCccccgcggccgccgccgttcAGCATCAGCAAGGGGTGGCTGCAAGAGGTGCTTGGGGCGGCGCTCGCCCCCGGCAGGCCCTTCGAGGTGCTCCACTTCGCCGCCAAGTCGGGCAGCGAGCCCCTCGAGGGGCCGCCACCGCCCCCGGGGGCCGTCGGTGACTCGGCCCTCAGCGAGGTGCTGTCGCTGCACGTGCAGTACGCCGCCGGTCCCCGCGGACAGACGCCCGGCGCCGTGCACCTCGTGCTCAAACTGCCTCCCAGGGACCCCGTCAGCAGGTTTTTCGTCTCCGAGGCGCAGTTCGACTTGagggaaatcaatttttacacacaG ATAGTGCCAGACCTGCTAGCTGCTGGCGGCGACACCCTCGAATCAGACTGGTTGCCTATCCCGCATTGCCTGCATGCCACTTACCGAGCTTCGCCACACCACTCTGTACTCGTTTTGGAGAACCTCAAAGCACAGGGATACAAAAGCGCCGATTTTGCTGAAGGACTGTCTTTGGATCAAGCGAAAGCCGCGCTCGAGGCTTTGGCCCGAATGCACTCGCTCTCTTTAGTGCTTAAG GTGCGTGAAGGATCAGATTTACTGCAACGATACCCTTTCCTCTTCAAGACTGCGGCAGCCACCGATTCGTACCAGCAACTCGTGGAAAGAGGGCTGCCACAACTTGCTCGTTTTCTCCAGCGACAAGCGGATGAACACCCCGGAGAAg ATTTTGCCTGCATCCTGGAAGCGTTGTCAGCGCTACGTCCGCGGACGCGCAGCGTGATCGCATCTTTGCTGGCTCCGCGCGAACCGCTGGCGCTGATCACGCACACGGACTTCTGGTGCAGTAACCTGCTGTTCCGCACCGAGGAGGGGGTGGCGGAAGGGGCGGAGGGGCGGCCACGTTGCGCCATCCTCGACTGGCAGATGGTGGCGTATTCGCACCCGGCCAACGACCtggcgctgctgctggtcAGCTCGCTGGACGCCAGGCTGCGCCGCGCGCATGCGCACGAGCTGCTCGACTGGTACCTGGCCAGTCTGGAGCGTCTGTGCGCGGCGCTCGGCGTCTCAATCGACGCGCTGGGCTACACCGCGCACATGCTCTACGCAGACTTCAAGCGCTCGCAGCTGCTCGCCCTGCTGCTCTGCGTCGGCTCCGTCGACGTCGCGCTCGGAGACACGCGCACCGAGCGCCGCCTCATGCACGTCCTACGCGACCTCTACGACGAGGGCGTGCTCACCGACGTGGTGGGGGGAGACGAGTAG
- the LOC135940126 gene encoding uncharacterized protein LOC135940126, whose amino-acid sequence MASAEFAGGVQGLLDAVLADTPAPYLPANPQNVSAFNNSFFPGERCVPDMIPSVADYLSAIEFAGILLLCLGMVALISVFVLFADCVSHVLQHGLPQAKSSTILVISVYPIVAVAIMIASICPRAQLISEATTQLAFTTAWYNFFCLLLDYSGGKSAILNSSHNSSQNQILTPRVPPLCCFWCCMPRQIDVKPQSLAFMRCLVVQLPVVQGLIYLTLMVVAAESLSVSAAQHTLYAAPVMFISIFSALWGMGMLARFLGPGHLQGYFVPQKMISLQFVLIFSKLQGLGIRVAAWAGAFPCHPSLPPTVFANLVYNTLMMTEMVVLMVIAWRLYKRPLPADKSAHFACEEPPTSKLPSISSVISERVRS is encoded by the exons ATGGCAAGTGCAGAGTTTGCCGGCGGCGTGCAGGGCCTCCTCGATGCTGTCCTCGCCGACACGCCGGCGCCCTATTTGCCAGCCAACCCCCAAAATGTGTCGGCGTTCAACAACTCTTTTTTCCCTGGAGAAAGGTGCGTCCCGGATATGATCCCGTCCGTTGCGGATTACCTTTCAG CTATAGAATTCGCCGGAATCCTCTTGCTGTGCTTAGGGATGGTCGCCCTCATCTCCGTATTTGTGCTTTTCGCGGACTGCGTTTCCCACGTATTGCAACACGGCCTCCCACAAGCCAAGTCGAGCACTATTCTTGTTATTTCTGTGTACCCA ATTGTAGCAGTGGCTATAATGATCGCGTCGATTTGTCCACGCGCTCAGTTGATCTCTGAAGCCACGACGCAGCTGGCTTTCACCACAGCGTGGTACAACTTCTTCTGTCTGCTCCTCGACTACAGCGGCGGCAAATCGGCCATCCTCAACTCCAGTCACAATAGCTCGCAGAACCAAATTCTCACGCCTAGAGTGCCCCCTCTGTGCTGCTTCTGGTGCTGCATGCCGCGCCAAATCGATGTTAAACc GCAGAGCCTAGCGTTTATGCGGTGTCTGGTGGTGCAGTTACCCGTGGTGCAGGGCCTGATTTACCTCACGTTGATGGTCGTGGCTGCCGAAAGCCTGTCAGTGTCTGCTGCCCAGCACACACTTTACGCGGCTCCCGTTATGTTCATTTCGATATTTTCAGCTTTGTGGGGAATGG GAATGCTTGCGCGATTTTTGGGTCCTGGCCACCTTCAGGGCTACTTTGTGCCGCAGAAGATGATCTCGCTGCAGTTCGTGCTGATCTTCTCGAAACTGCAGGGACTGGGCATCCGCGTGGCCGCTTGGGCCGGCGCCTTTCCCTGCCACCCGTCGCTGCCACCGACCGTTTTTGCAAATC TGGTTTACAACACTTTGATGATGACTGAGATGGTGGTGCTGATGGTGATTGCCTGGCGCCTCTACAAGAGACCGCTGCCCGCCGACAAAAGCGCTCACTTCGCCTGCGAGGAGCCGCCGACATCAAAGCTGCCGTCCATCAGTAGCGTCATTTCTGAGAGGGTCAGATCGTAA
- the Vps11 gene encoding vacuolar protein sorting-associated protein 11 homolog isoform X1 yields MAFMEWRRFTFFDLNKSIDSGKISEALKGSQITTSSSGHNNLVFGDAEGFVHLANRSFDVSTFRAHDGKVNCVHHIQHSSFLVTVGEDEGGNSILRVWDTEKKDKQGSPSSLRSHRLQPGGRGATVTALAVHQNQLVAIGYSDGTILLQRGDVGRERATKQVVLRDSSDSISGLAFRITARAMFLFVATTAGSFLYNITTKDKEFKQNLDSLGCERNCCVATDCIPECNFIIGRTDAVYCYTPEGRGPCYAIEGKKKLLQISRTYLVVVAEDRKPGGSEENSITRFAKLYLFLGISDYIFYSLTLTVLDLQNKFLVYTAPVREVQAVLSEWGYFLVLTEGNNLLALAEKDVQSKLSMLFKKNLYDVAIRIAKSQQYDAEGLSDIFRQYGDHLYSKGDHSGAIEQYIKTIDTLEPSYIIRKFLDSQLIEYLTTYLQALHKHGLAGEDHTTLLINCYSKLNRTDKLREFVLTKDRDLDFDVDTAIKVCRQVSSADALTLALKHRRHDWYVKIQLEDKQEYKKVLEYISELPFHDAEANMKKYGPLLLKEAPQETTDFLKRLCSNYKPKGEPLIDPREFDGSRLEENRANPEEFIHLFLENPDMLIQFLEHSIQVDPHESNLVYNTLVEQYLQVWEAGDMEEKRQLGQKVIMLLQNPDANFDRAQTLILCQLHHFSDGLLYLYEDSKMYQHMMRYYASSRDYEGLLACCRKFGGQEPTLWVQALNACSKDSGAPAHVLSEILLVIEKDRLLPPLLVIDALASSSATLGDVRSYLLGVLKGEEEMTKQEQALIEKYSAETRAIRQQINAIETSNVIFRANLCNACNQHLEMPSIHFLCQHSFHQHCFQSCSESDHECPVCLPNNKKIMDIIKSQEQSRSLHESFHSQLERAQDGFSLVADYFGRGVFNNPVTTATSPGVTQKKIVESAKDNIASEARLRLMEGGSGATTQSASVTDRYEPWSHSEAQAVPLAAKSVSSARRSPQPIVLSVPKNPFDESPEYDDAKNPFAEDEVAVEAAPKDSTPQKASVKSINPFEDEEDDYDKNLNPFGED; encoded by the exons ATGGCTTTTATGGAG tGGCGGCGTTTCACTTTTTTTGACCTGAACAAAAGCATTGACAGCGGGAAGATCAGTGAGGCGCTGAAG ggCTCACAAATAACTACTTCGTCTAGTGGTCACAACAATCTTGTCTTTGGAGACGCAGAAGGGTTTGTGCACCTGGCTAATCGTAGTTTCGACGTGTCTACGTTCAGGGCTCACGATGGCAAAGTCAATTGCGTGCACCACATCCAACATTCCTCTTTCCTCGTTACAGTCGGG GAAGATGAAGGAGGAAACTCCATTCTCAGGGTGTGGGACACTGAGAAAAAGGACAAGCAAGGTTCCCCAAGCTCCCTGCGCTCGCACCGGCTGCAACCTGGAGGCAGGGGGGCCACGGTGACAGCCCTGGCCGTCCACCAGAACCAACTGGTTGCCATAGGCTACTCGGACGGAACCATTTTGCTGCAGCGAGGAGATGTAGGCCGCGAGAGGGCGACGAAGCAGGTGGTGCTGCGGGATAGTTCGGACAGCATTTCTGGGCTGGCCTTCCGCATCACCGCCAGGGCAATGTTCCTGTTTGTTGCGACCACTGCTGGCTCCTTCCTTTACAACATTACCACCAAGGATAAGGAGTTTAAG caaaatttggACAGTTTGGGTTGTGAGCGGAATTGCTGCGTTGCCACAGACTGCATTCCCGAGTGCAACTTCATCATTGGCCGCACTGAT GCTGTGTATTGCTACACTCCAGAAGGCAGAGGTCCATGCTACGCCATcgaaggaaagaaaaaactgCTGCAGATTTCACGAACGTATCTTGTTGTCGTGGCTGAGGACAGGAAACCGGGTGGCAGCGAGGAAAACTCTATAACAAGGTTTGCAAAGCTATACTTATTTCTAGGCATTtcagattatattttttacagtttgaCGCTGACGGTGCTTgacctgcaaaataaatttctcgtaTACACGGCTCCCGTCCGCGAGGTGCAGGCAGTACTGAGCGAGTGGGGCTACTTCCTTGTTCTCACTGAAGGGAACAACCTGCTTGCTCTGGCCGAAAAAGATGTGCAATCTAAGCTGTCGATGCTTTTTAAGAAGAATTTGTACGACGTCGCCATAAg AATCGCGAAAAGTCAGCAATACGATGCTGAAGGGTTGAGCGACATTTTCAGGCAGTATGGAGACCACCTTTACAGCAAAGGAGACCACTCAGGGGCCATTGAGCAATACATTAAGACCATTGACACATTGGAACCTTCATATATTATCAGAAAA tttttggACTCGCAACTAATTGAATACCTGACCACGTATCTGCAAGCGCTGCACAAGCACGGTTTGGCCGGTGAGGATCACACGACTCTGCTGATAAACTGCTACTCCAAGCTGAACAGAACAGACAAGCTTCGAGAATTCGTGCtg ACAAAAGATCGAGACTTGGACTTTGACGTCGACACTGCAATCAAAGTTTGCCGGCAAGTGTCGTCTGCTGACGCTCTCACTCTGGCTCTAAAACACCGCAGACACGATTGGTACGTGAAAATCCAGCTGGAAGACAAGCAAGAGTACAAGAAGGTTCTCGAATACATTTCCGAGCTGCCTTTCCACGACGCGGAGGccaacatgaaaaaatatggacCGCTGCTGTTGAAGGAGGCGCCGCAAGAAACGACAGATTTTCTTAAAAGACTCTGTTCCAATTACAAGCCCAAAGGAGAGCCGCTTATTGATCCA AGGGAATTTGATGGCAGCAGATTGGAAGAAAATCGGGCCAATCCAGAGGAGTTCATACACTTGTTTCTGGAAAACCCTGACATGCTGATTCAATTCCTAGAGCATTCCATTCAG gttgATCCGCACGAGAGCAATTTGGTCTACAACACCCTGGTAGAGCAGTATTTGCAGGTGTGGGAAGCTGGAGATATGGAAGAAAAAAGGCAGCTAGGACAGAAGGTTATTATGCTGCTGCAGAATCCTGACGCAAACTTTGACCGCGCCCAGACCCTGATCCTCTGTCAGCTGCACCACTTTTCAGAtg GTCTTCTTTATTTGTATGAGGACTCAAAAATGTATCAACACATGATGCGTTATTACGCCTCAAGCAGAGATTACGAAGGTCTGTTGGCTTGTTGTCGGAAGTTCGGAGGCCAGGAGCCAACTCTCTGGGTGCAAGCTTTGAACGCCTGTTCCAAGGATTCTGGTGCTCCAGCTCACGTTCTGTCAGAAATTTTGCTAGTAATTG aaaaagatAGACTACTGCCACCACTGTTGGTGATTGACGCTCTGGCCTCAAGCAGCGCCACCCTGGGTGACGTCAGGTCGTACCTTCTAGGAGTGCTGAAGGGAGAGGAGGAGATGACAAAGCAGGAGCAAGCGCTGATTGAAAAGTATTCTGCAGAAACTAGAGCAATCCGCCAGCAGATTAACGCCATCGAGACAAGCAATGTGATATTCCGGGCAAATCTGTGCAACGCGTGCAACCAGCACTTGGAGATGCCCTCCATCCACTTCCTCTGCCAGCATTCATTCCACCAACa TTGTTTTCAGAGTTGTTCCGAAAGTGATCACGAGTGCCCGGTTTGTTTGCCaaataacaagaaaataatggaCATCATTAAATCACAA gAGCAATCGAGATCTCTTCATGAGTCATTCCATAGTCAACTAGAGCGCGCGCAAGATGGATTTTCCCTGGTGGCCGACTACTTTGGACGCGGTGTGTTTAACAACCCTGTAACAACTGCCACCTCACCTG GTGTCACTCAAAAGAAGATCGTTGAGTCAGCGAAAGACAATATCGCGTCAGAGGCAAGACTTAGGCTCATGGAAGGGGGCTcag GTGCAACCACGCAAAGTGCCTCAGTAACCGACCGATACGAGCCCTGGTCGCATTCCGAGGCGCAGGCGGTTCCTCTCGCAGCAAAGTCGGTAAGTTCGGCGAGAAGGTCACCTCAGCCAATTGTGCTGTCGGTGCCAAAGAATCCGTTTGATGAATCTCCCGAGTATGACGATGCCAAGAATCCCTTTGCTGAAGATGAGGTCGCTGTTGAGGCTGCGCCAAAGGATTCCACGCCGCAAAAGGCCTCTGTGAAGTCAATCAATCCTTTTGAGGACGAAGAGGATGATTATGATAAAAACTTGAATCCTTTTGGAGAGGATTAA
- the Vps11 gene encoding vacuolar protein sorting-associated protein 11 homolog isoform X2 — MAFMEWRRFTFFDLNKSIDSGKISEALKGSQITTSSSGHNNLVFGDAEGFVHLANRSFDVSTFRAHDGKVNCVHHIQHSSFLVTVGEDEGGNSILRVWDTEKKDKQGSPSSLRSHRLQPGGRGATVTALAVHQNQLVAIGYSDGTILLQRGDVGRERATKQVVLRDSSDSISGLAFRITARAMFLFVATTAGSFLYNITTKDKEFKQNLDSLGCERNCCVATDCIPECNFIIGRTDAVYCYTPEGRGPCYAIEGKKKLLQISRTYLVVVAEDRKPGGSEENSITSLTLTVLDLQNKFLVYTAPVREVQAVLSEWGYFLVLTEGNNLLALAEKDVQSKLSMLFKKNLYDVAIRIAKSQQYDAEGLSDIFRQYGDHLYSKGDHSGAIEQYIKTIDTLEPSYIIRKFLDSQLIEYLTTYLQALHKHGLAGEDHTTLLINCYSKLNRTDKLREFVLTKDRDLDFDVDTAIKVCRQVSSADALTLALKHRRHDWYVKIQLEDKQEYKKVLEYISELPFHDAEANMKKYGPLLLKEAPQETTDFLKRLCSNYKPKGEPLIDPREFDGSRLEENRANPEEFIHLFLENPDMLIQFLEHSIQVDPHESNLVYNTLVEQYLQVWEAGDMEEKRQLGQKVIMLLQNPDANFDRAQTLILCQLHHFSDGLLYLYEDSKMYQHMMRYYASSRDYEGLLACCRKFGGQEPTLWVQALNACSKDSGAPAHVLSEILLVIEKDRLLPPLLVIDALASSSATLGDVRSYLLGVLKGEEEMTKQEQALIEKYSAETRAIRQQINAIETSNVIFRANLCNACNQHLEMPSIHFLCQHSFHQHCFQSCSESDHECPVCLPNNKKIMDIIKSQEQSRSLHESFHSQLERAQDGFSLVADYFGRGVFNNPVTTATSPGVTQKKIVESAKDNIASEARLRLMEGGSGATTQSASVTDRYEPWSHSEAQAVPLAAKSVSSARRSPQPIVLSVPKNPFDESPEYDDAKNPFAEDEVAVEAAPKDSTPQKASVKSINPFEDEEDDYDKNLNPFGED; from the exons ATGGCTTTTATGGAG tGGCGGCGTTTCACTTTTTTTGACCTGAACAAAAGCATTGACAGCGGGAAGATCAGTGAGGCGCTGAAG ggCTCACAAATAACTACTTCGTCTAGTGGTCACAACAATCTTGTCTTTGGAGACGCAGAAGGGTTTGTGCACCTGGCTAATCGTAGTTTCGACGTGTCTACGTTCAGGGCTCACGATGGCAAAGTCAATTGCGTGCACCACATCCAACATTCCTCTTTCCTCGTTACAGTCGGG GAAGATGAAGGAGGAAACTCCATTCTCAGGGTGTGGGACACTGAGAAAAAGGACAAGCAAGGTTCCCCAAGCTCCCTGCGCTCGCACCGGCTGCAACCTGGAGGCAGGGGGGCCACGGTGACAGCCCTGGCCGTCCACCAGAACCAACTGGTTGCCATAGGCTACTCGGACGGAACCATTTTGCTGCAGCGAGGAGATGTAGGCCGCGAGAGGGCGACGAAGCAGGTGGTGCTGCGGGATAGTTCGGACAGCATTTCTGGGCTGGCCTTCCGCATCACCGCCAGGGCAATGTTCCTGTTTGTTGCGACCACTGCTGGCTCCTTCCTTTACAACATTACCACCAAGGATAAGGAGTTTAAG caaaatttggACAGTTTGGGTTGTGAGCGGAATTGCTGCGTTGCCACAGACTGCATTCCCGAGTGCAACTTCATCATTGGCCGCACTGAT GCTGTGTATTGCTACACTCCAGAAGGCAGAGGTCCATGCTACGCCATcgaaggaaagaaaaaactgCTGCAGATTTCACGAACGTATCTTGTTGTCGTGGCTGAGGACAGGAAACCGGGTGGCAGCGAGGAAAACTCTATAACAAG tttgaCGCTGACGGTGCTTgacctgcaaaataaatttctcgtaTACACGGCTCCCGTCCGCGAGGTGCAGGCAGTACTGAGCGAGTGGGGCTACTTCCTTGTTCTCACTGAAGGGAACAACCTGCTTGCTCTGGCCGAAAAAGATGTGCAATCTAAGCTGTCGATGCTTTTTAAGAAGAATTTGTACGACGTCGCCATAAg AATCGCGAAAAGTCAGCAATACGATGCTGAAGGGTTGAGCGACATTTTCAGGCAGTATGGAGACCACCTTTACAGCAAAGGAGACCACTCAGGGGCCATTGAGCAATACATTAAGACCATTGACACATTGGAACCTTCATATATTATCAGAAAA tttttggACTCGCAACTAATTGAATACCTGACCACGTATCTGCAAGCGCTGCACAAGCACGGTTTGGCCGGTGAGGATCACACGACTCTGCTGATAAACTGCTACTCCAAGCTGAACAGAACAGACAAGCTTCGAGAATTCGTGCtg ACAAAAGATCGAGACTTGGACTTTGACGTCGACACTGCAATCAAAGTTTGCCGGCAAGTGTCGTCTGCTGACGCTCTCACTCTGGCTCTAAAACACCGCAGACACGATTGGTACGTGAAAATCCAGCTGGAAGACAAGCAAGAGTACAAGAAGGTTCTCGAATACATTTCCGAGCTGCCTTTCCACGACGCGGAGGccaacatgaaaaaatatggacCGCTGCTGTTGAAGGAGGCGCCGCAAGAAACGACAGATTTTCTTAAAAGACTCTGTTCCAATTACAAGCCCAAAGGAGAGCCGCTTATTGATCCA AGGGAATTTGATGGCAGCAGATTGGAAGAAAATCGGGCCAATCCAGAGGAGTTCATACACTTGTTTCTGGAAAACCCTGACATGCTGATTCAATTCCTAGAGCATTCCATTCAG gttgATCCGCACGAGAGCAATTTGGTCTACAACACCCTGGTAGAGCAGTATTTGCAGGTGTGGGAAGCTGGAGATATGGAAGAAAAAAGGCAGCTAGGACAGAAGGTTATTATGCTGCTGCAGAATCCTGACGCAAACTTTGACCGCGCCCAGACCCTGATCCTCTGTCAGCTGCACCACTTTTCAGAtg GTCTTCTTTATTTGTATGAGGACTCAAAAATGTATCAACACATGATGCGTTATTACGCCTCAAGCAGAGATTACGAAGGTCTGTTGGCTTGTTGTCGGAAGTTCGGAGGCCAGGAGCCAACTCTCTGGGTGCAAGCTTTGAACGCCTGTTCCAAGGATTCTGGTGCTCCAGCTCACGTTCTGTCAGAAATTTTGCTAGTAATTG aaaaagatAGACTACTGCCACCACTGTTGGTGATTGACGCTCTGGCCTCAAGCAGCGCCACCCTGGGTGACGTCAGGTCGTACCTTCTAGGAGTGCTGAAGGGAGAGGAGGAGATGACAAAGCAGGAGCAAGCGCTGATTGAAAAGTATTCTGCAGAAACTAGAGCAATCCGCCAGCAGATTAACGCCATCGAGACAAGCAATGTGATATTCCGGGCAAATCTGTGCAACGCGTGCAACCAGCACTTGGAGATGCCCTCCATCCACTTCCTCTGCCAGCATTCATTCCACCAACa TTGTTTTCAGAGTTGTTCCGAAAGTGATCACGAGTGCCCGGTTTGTTTGCCaaataacaagaaaataatggaCATCATTAAATCACAA gAGCAATCGAGATCTCTTCATGAGTCATTCCATAGTCAACTAGAGCGCGCGCAAGATGGATTTTCCCTGGTGGCCGACTACTTTGGACGCGGTGTGTTTAACAACCCTGTAACAACTGCCACCTCACCTG GTGTCACTCAAAAGAAGATCGTTGAGTCAGCGAAAGACAATATCGCGTCAGAGGCAAGACTTAGGCTCATGGAAGGGGGCTcag GTGCAACCACGCAAAGTGCCTCAGTAACCGACCGATACGAGCCCTGGTCGCATTCCGAGGCGCAGGCGGTTCCTCTCGCAGCAAAGTCGGTAAGTTCGGCGAGAAGGTCACCTCAGCCAATTGTGCTGTCGGTGCCAAAGAATCCGTTTGATGAATCTCCCGAGTATGACGATGCCAAGAATCCCTTTGCTGAAGATGAGGTCGCTGTTGAGGCTGCGCCAAAGGATTCCACGCCGCAAAAGGCCTCTGTGAAGTCAATCAATCCTTTTGAGGACGAAGAGGATGATTATGATAAAAACTTGAATCCTTTTGGAGAGGATTAA